Proteins from a genomic interval of Streptomyces sp. Tu6071:
- a CDS encoding ATP-binding cassette domain-containing protein — protein sequence MTATATPLLELRGLRKEFPGRPPSIAVDGVDLTVHEGETLALVGESGCGKTTLTRLLLRLTEPTAGTVHFDGTDLHGLDHAALRRFRRQLQVVLQDPYSSMNPRLRVADIVAEPLVTHDPDFRGRGGRARRRARVAELLDAVGLDPTVLDRYPHEFSGGQRQRVSIARALALEPRLVVLDEPTSALDVSVQARVLDLLADLQQRLGLTYLFVSHNLAVVRQISDRVAVMRAGRIVETGTAADVFAHPAHEYTRALLDAVPVPDPRRRRRRAA from the coding sequence ATGACCGCGACCGCCACCCCGCTCCTCGAACTGCGCGGCCTGCGCAAGGAGTTCCCCGGGCGTCCGCCGAGCATCGCCGTCGACGGCGTCGACCTCACGGTCCACGAGGGCGAGACGCTGGCCCTCGTCGGCGAGTCGGGCTGCGGCAAGACGACGCTGACCCGGCTCCTCCTCCGCCTCACCGAACCCACGGCCGGGACCGTCCACTTCGACGGCACCGATCTGCACGGCCTCGACCACGCCGCGCTGCGCCGCTTCCGCCGCCAGCTCCAGGTCGTCCTCCAGGACCCGTACTCCAGCATGAACCCGCGCCTGCGGGTCGCCGACATCGTCGCCGAACCCCTCGTGACGCACGACCCCGACTTCCGGGGCAGGGGCGGCCGGGCGCGTCGCCGCGCCCGCGTCGCCGAACTCCTCGACGCGGTGGGACTCGACCCCACCGTCCTCGACCGCTACCCGCACGAGTTCTCCGGCGGCCAGCGCCAGCGCGTCTCGATCGCCCGCGCCCTCGCACTGGAACCCCGCCTCGTCGTCCTCGACGAACCCACGAGCGCCCTCGACGTCTCCGTGCAGGCCCGCGTCCTCGACCTCCTCGCCGACCTGCAACAGCGCCTCGGCCTCACGTACCTCTTCGTCTCGCACAACCTCGCCGTCGTCCGGCAGATCTCCGACCGCGTCGCCGTCATGCGCGCGGGCCGCATCGTCGAGACCGGCACGGCCGCCGACGTCTTCGCCCACCCCGCCCACGAGTACACCCGCGCCCTCCTGGACGCGGTCCCGGTCCCCGACCCGCGCCGTCGCCGCCGGAGGGCCGCATGA
- a CDS encoding ROK family protein — MAHERTPLRLVPSPARASGDDGGAAGPGALGAVEVLPGRVRAALLSGAGVVRERADAVFDPAAGAGAVDAALAEVAGLLAAGAPLGVGVAAAGVVDPVAGLVVEVNEAPALRGYPVARRLEALVGAPVRVEHRARVQVLGDRWFGPGRGRRSFASVSTGEVLGVGILYAGEVLAPPGGRSGAHMTVSASGRRCTCGRRGCWKTVATTRWLRERARALGLGGDVTLGALVAAPGEEAARLVGEYAENLVLGLATVQQLFACGLFVLHGEAREGGERFRALVEERLRADVLGGGEPVRVVVSEAAVDDVALLGAAGLVLSGR, encoded by the coding sequence ATGGCGCATGAACGTACTCCTTTGCGGTTGGTGCCGTCCCCGGCCCGCGCGAGCGGCGACGACGGTGGGGCGGCGGGCCCCGGCGCGCTGGGCGCTGTCGAGGTGCTGCCGGGGCGGGTGCGGGCGGCGCTGCTGAGCGGTGCGGGAGTGGTGCGGGAGCGGGCCGACGCGGTCTTCGACCCGGCGGCGGGCGCGGGGGCGGTGGACGCGGCGCTCGCCGAGGTGGCGGGGCTGCTCGCGGCGGGTGCCCCGCTCGGGGTCGGGGTCGCCGCCGCCGGGGTGGTGGACCCGGTCGCGGGGCTCGTCGTGGAGGTGAACGAGGCGCCCGCGCTGCGCGGCTACCCGGTGGCGCGGCGCCTGGAGGCGCTGGTGGGGGCCCCGGTGCGCGTCGAGCACCGGGCGAGGGTGCAGGTGCTCGGCGACCGCTGGTTCGGGCCGGGGCGCGGGCGGCGCTCCTTCGCCTCGGTGTCGACGGGCGAGGTGCTCGGCGTCGGCATCCTGTACGCGGGCGAGGTACTGGCCCCGCCCGGCGGGCGCAGCGGCGCGCACATGACGGTCTCGGCGAGCGGGCGCCGGTGCACGTGCGGGCGGCGGGGGTGCTGGAAGACGGTCGCGACGACGCGGTGGCTGCGCGAGCGGGCGCGGGCGCTGGGGCTCGGCGGCGACGTGACGCTCGGGGCACTCGTCGCCGCACCGGGCGAGGAGGCCGCGCGGCTCGTCGGCGAGTACGCGGAGAACCTGGTGCTCGGACTCGCGACGGTGCAGCAGCTCTTCGCCTGCGGTCTGTTCGTGCTGCACGGGGAGGCCCGCGAGGGCGGTGAGCGGTTCCGGGCGCTGGTCGAGGAGCGGCTGCGCGCCGACGTGCTCGGCGGGGGCGAGCCGGTGCGGGTCGTGGTGAGCGAGGCGGCGGTGGACGACGTCGCGCTGCTCGGGGCGGCGGGGCTCGTGCTCTCGGGACGCTGA
- a CDS encoding creatininase family protein, with protein MSHRYLTETTWRETREAAPDAIALLPIGSQEQHAAHLPLGTDTLLAEAVTERALAHLAGRAAEGERVPHVVRLPTLPYGHSPHHLFAAALTLSAHTLGLVLDEILDSLAATGHRRVLVVNGHGGNDEIMRLAVKRFALRAEVTAAACSYWSLGEAAADAEHAALVPGHAGWYETSLMLAAHPGLVRTPVPAREPVDPPPLFDRPPYPGLTTERHGEWERVGGSTDDASGAQAERGAALLDARARALAGAVLAFDRATGTETGQGTG; from the coding sequence GTGAGCCACCGGTACCTGACCGAGACCACCTGGCGCGAGACCCGCGAGGCCGCCCCCGACGCCATCGCCCTGCTGCCCATCGGCTCGCAGGAACAACACGCCGCACACCTCCCCCTCGGCACCGACACCCTCCTCGCCGAGGCCGTCACGGAGCGTGCCCTCGCCCACCTCGCCGGACGCGCGGCGGAGGGCGAGCGGGTCCCGCACGTCGTACGGCTGCCCACACTCCCGTACGGGCACAGCCCCCACCACCTCTTCGCCGCGGCCCTCACCCTCTCCGCGCACACCCTCGGCCTCGTGCTCGACGAGATCCTCGACTCGCTCGCGGCGACCGGGCACCGCAGGGTACTCGTCGTCAACGGGCACGGCGGCAATGACGAGATCATGCGCCTCGCCGTCAAGCGCTTCGCGCTGCGCGCCGAGGTCACGGCCGCCGCCTGCTCCTACTGGTCCCTCGGCGAAGCCGCCGCGGACGCGGAGCACGCCGCGCTCGTCCCGGGACACGCCGGCTGGTACGAGACCTCGCTCATGCTCGCCGCACACCCCGGACTGGTCCGTACCCCCGTCCCCGCCCGCGAGCCCGTGGACCCGCCCCCGCTCTTCGACCGGCCCCCCTACCCGGGACTCACCACCGAGCGGCACGGCGAGTGGGAACGCGTCGGCGGCAGCACGGACGACGCCTCCGGCGCCCAGGCGGAGCGGGGGGCCGCGCTCCTCGACGCGCGGGCCCGCGCCCTCGCCGGGGCCGTCCTCGCCTTCGACCGCGCGACAGGGACCGAGACCGGCCAGGGCACGGGCTGA
- a CDS encoding mandelate racemase/muconate lactonizing enzyme family protein yields MKITGVDVHVVNLPLLNPFTSSFETKTGETRTVVRIRTDSGVEGWGETMWGQPVAALVRVLAEDLIGTSPFALEAFHRKQHMVPFFHGYLGYAALAALDVACWDAMGKATGQSVTDLLGGPVRTEVPLTALITRADAPGVTGADLPGALAEHTAKVVAEGGFRAVKLKGTTDVAGDVAILRALRAELPAIDLRVDPNAAWSVPDSIRAGIALEELDLEYLEDPCVGIEGMSQVRAKVRIPLCTNMCLVRFEEFAPAVRLGAVDVVHGDVYKWGGIAATKALAAHCETFGLGMNLHSGGELGIATAAHLAVVASTPVLSRAIDSMYYLHADDIIEPLTLRGGSLTVPTGPGLGVTVDEDKLHHYAEVNAKEGDLTR; encoded by the coding sequence ATGAAGATCACCGGCGTCGACGTCCACGTCGTCAACCTCCCCCTCCTCAACCCCTTCACCTCCTCCTTCGAGACGAAGACGGGCGAGACCCGCACCGTCGTCCGCATCCGCACCGACAGCGGCGTCGAGGGCTGGGGCGAGACGATGTGGGGGCAGCCCGTCGCCGCGCTCGTACGCGTCCTCGCCGAGGACCTGATCGGCACGAGCCCCTTCGCGCTCGAAGCCTTCCACCGCAAGCAGCACATGGTGCCCTTCTTCCACGGCTACCTCGGCTACGCGGCGCTCGCCGCGCTCGACGTCGCCTGCTGGGACGCCATGGGCAAGGCGACGGGGCAGTCCGTCACCGACCTGCTCGGCGGCCCCGTGCGCACCGAGGTCCCCCTCACCGCGCTCATCACGCGCGCCGACGCGCCCGGCGTCACCGGCGCCGACCTGCCGGGCGCGCTCGCCGAGCACACCGCGAAGGTCGTCGCCGAGGGCGGCTTCCGCGCCGTCAAGCTCAAGGGCACCACCGACGTCGCGGGAGACGTCGCGATCCTGCGCGCCCTGCGCGCCGAACTCCCCGCGATCGACCTGCGCGTGGACCCCAACGCCGCCTGGTCCGTCCCGGACTCGATCCGCGCCGGGATAGCCCTGGAGGAACTCGACCTGGAGTACCTTGAGGACCCCTGCGTCGGCATCGAGGGCATGAGCCAGGTGCGCGCCAAGGTCCGCATTCCGCTGTGCACCAACATGTGCCTCGTGCGCTTCGAGGAGTTCGCGCCGGCCGTGCGGCTCGGTGCCGTGGACGTCGTGCACGGAGACGTCTACAAGTGGGGCGGCATCGCCGCGACCAAGGCCCTCGCCGCGCACTGCGAGACCTTCGGGCTCGGCATGAACCTGCACAGCGGCGGCGAACTCGGCATCGCGACGGCCGCGCACCTCGCCGTCGTCGCGAGCACCCCGGTCCTCTCGCGCGCCATCGACTCCATGTACTACCTGCACGCGGACGACATCATCGAGCCGCTGACCCTGCGCGGGGGCAGCCTCACGGTCCCCACCGGTCCCGGGCTCGGCGTCACCGTCGACGAGGACAAGCTCCACCACTACGCCGAGGTCAACGCGAAGGAAGGGGACCTGACCCGATGA
- a CDS encoding RidA family protein — MSTDTTTDTTTDTTTEATEGATRHALRTEAAPPPAGAYSQGLAAGPYVYTSGLGPQDPASGAVPEGIGAQTAQVLANLAAVLAADGLSLADVVKSTVHLQHLRRDFAGFDAAYRTAFEAAGGPLPVRTTVGSDLMDILVEIDVVALRRTED; from the coding sequence ATGAGCACCGACACCACCACCGACACCACCACCGACACGACCACCGAGGCCACCGAGGGCGCCACCCGTCACGCCCTGCGCACCGAAGCGGCGCCCCCGCCCGCGGGCGCCTACAGCCAGGGCCTCGCGGCGGGTCCGTACGTGTACACCTCGGGGCTCGGCCCGCAGGACCCCGCGAGCGGCGCGGTTCCCGAGGGGATCGGGGCGCAGACCGCACAGGTGCTCGCGAACCTCGCCGCCGTCCTCGCGGCCGACGGGCTCTCCCTCGCCGACGTCGTCAAGTCGACGGTCCATCTCCAGCACCTTCGCCGCGACTTCGCGGGCTTCGACGCCGCCTACCGCACCGCCTTCGAGGCCGCGGGCGGCCCGCTCCCGGTCCGCACGACGGTCGGCTCGGACCTCATGGACATCCTCGTCGAGATCGACGTCGTGGCGCTGCGGCGCACGGAGGACTGA
- a CDS encoding purine-cytosine permease family protein: MSTTQSRPSAATEPEPDGAPQGGGAVKETLEDYTLRFAPRSYRRWTPMVVATTALGGIAYMADFSIGAGIGLSHGTGNALLAIGVAAVLIFVTGFPLAYYGARYNLDLDLITRGAGFGYFGSVLTSVIFASFTFIFFALEGSIMAQGLKLGLHLPLWIGYLVSTFMVIPLVVYGMKALSKLQVWTTPVWLLLMVGPLVYVVAEDPGTVDRFLAYAGTSGDGGINTASVLLGAGVCLSLIAQIGEQIDYLRFMPPRTDKNRRAWWTAVVMAGPGWVVLGALKQAIGVFLAVYILSGVGPAAATEPIQQFRGAFDAMMPSWLVVPLAVVLVVISQIKINVTNAYSGSLAWTNSFTRVTRHYPGRMVFVLVNLGFALALMEADMFSFLNDILSFYSNCAIAWVVTVATDIMVNKYVLKLSPLQPEFRRGMLYAVNPVGVVSFVAASGLSIAMYFHALGDTVQPYSPVAAVVIAFVLTPVMALMTRGKYYLRRTDDGIAEPLLDESGNPSASPYTCHVCAQEYERPDVTACVTHEAHVCSLCLSTDRSGEHVLPV; encoded by the coding sequence ATGAGCACGACGCAGTCACGGCCGTCCGCCGCGACCGAGCCGGAGCCCGACGGCGCACCGCAGGGGGGCGGGGCGGTCAAGGAGACGCTGGAGGACTACACGCTCCGCTTCGCCCCGCGCTCGTACCGCCGTTGGACCCCCATGGTCGTGGCGACGACGGCGCTCGGCGGCATCGCCTACATGGCGGACTTCTCGATCGGCGCGGGGATCGGGCTCAGCCACGGCACGGGGAACGCGCTGCTCGCGATCGGCGTCGCGGCCGTTCTCATCTTCGTGACGGGTTTCCCGCTCGCGTACTACGGGGCGCGCTACAACCTCGACCTGGACCTCATCACCCGTGGTGCGGGCTTCGGTTACTTCGGCTCGGTCCTCACGAGTGTGATCTTCGCGAGCTTCACGTTCATCTTCTTCGCGCTCGAAGGCTCGATCATGGCGCAGGGCCTCAAACTGGGGCTCCATCTACCCTTGTGGATTGGGTACTTGGTGTCGACGTTCATGGTGATCCCGCTCGTGGTCTACGGGATGAAGGCGCTCAGCAAGCTCCAGGTGTGGACGACGCCCGTGTGGCTCCTGCTCATGGTGGGCCCGCTCGTCTACGTCGTCGCCGAGGACCCCGGCACGGTGGACCGCTTCCTCGCGTACGCGGGCACCTCGGGGGACGGCGGGATCAACACCGCCTCGGTGCTGCTCGGCGCGGGCGTGTGCCTCTCGCTCATCGCGCAGATCGGCGAGCAGATCGACTACCTGCGCTTCATGCCGCCGCGCACGGACAAGAACCGGCGCGCGTGGTGGACGGCGGTCGTCATGGCCGGTCCGGGCTGGGTCGTGCTGGGGGCGCTCAAGCAGGCGATCGGCGTGTTCCTCGCCGTGTACATCCTCTCCGGCGTGGGGCCGGCCGCCGCGACCGAGCCGATCCAGCAGTTCCGGGGCGCGTTCGACGCGATGATGCCGTCCTGGCTCGTGGTGCCGCTCGCCGTCGTCCTCGTCGTGATCAGCCAGATCAAGATCAATGTGACGAACGCGTACTCGGGCTCGCTCGCGTGGACGAACTCCTTCACACGGGTGACCCGCCACTACCCGGGCCGCATGGTCTTCGTCCTCGTCAACCTCGGTTTCGCGCTCGCGCTGATGGAGGCCGACATGTTCAGCTTCCTCAACGACATCCTGAGCTTCTACTCGAACTGCGCGATCGCGTGGGTCGTGACGGTCGCGACCGACATCATGGTCAACAAGTACGTGCTGAAACTCTCCCCGCTCCAGCCGGAGTTCCGGCGCGGGATGCTCTACGCGGTCAACCCGGTCGGCGTCGTCTCCTTCGTCGCGGCCTCGGGCCTGTCGATCGCGATGTACTTCCACGCGCTCGGCGACACGGTCCAGCCCTACTCGCCGGTCGCCGCCGTCGTCATCGCATTCGTCCTCACCCCTGTCATGGCCCTGATGACACGCGGGAAGTACTACCTGCGGCGCACGGACGACGGCATCGCGGAGCCGCTCCTGGACGAGAGCGGCAACCCGAGCGCGAGCCCCTATACGTGCCACGTGTGCGCGCAGGAGTACGAGCGCCCCGATGTCACCGCCTGTGTCACGCACGAGGCACACGTGTGCTCGCTGTGCCTGAGCACGGACCGGAGCGGGGAGCACGTGCTGCCGGTGTGA
- a CDS encoding PPOX class F420-dependent oxidoreductase: protein MSVPAELAAAKYVSLVTYRRSGVAVATPVWLAVDGERLVAWSDAHAGKVKRLRHTSRVSVRACDVRGRIAAGAGTYEGTGRVLDEAEGRAARRALARKYVLVRLTDLMRRVVPRTNRPGVALAVEFPAGV, encoded by the coding sequence ATGAGCGTTCCCGCTGAGCTGGCCGCCGCGAAGTACGTCAGTCTCGTCACGTACCGCAGGAGCGGTGTGGCCGTCGCGACGCCCGTGTGGCTCGCCGTGGACGGCGAGCGGCTCGTGGCGTGGAGCGACGCGCACGCGGGCAAGGTGAAGCGGTTGCGGCACACGAGCCGCGTGAGCGTACGGGCCTGCGACGTGCGGGGGCGGATCGCGGCGGGCGCGGGCACGTACGAGGGGACGGGCCGGGTCCTGGACGAGGCGGAGGGCCGGGCGGCGCGGCGGGCGCTCGCGCGCAAGTACGTGCTCGTGCGGCTCACCGATCTCATGCGGCGGGTGGTGCCGCGCACGAACAGGCCGGGCGTCGCGCTCGCGGTGGAGTTCCCGGCGGGGGTGTAG
- a CDS encoding sulfite exporter TauE/SafE family protein gives MSVLVLLLLGLGVGVTTALFGFGGGFVTVPVITVVDAGLGGDAVRVATATSALVMLVNALVATLAAPPRALRGRWALLVLLGVGGALGAVAGRFAPGPVLRWGFVAYVGVTVVDLLARPGFLRPARTVAGRRQALPTGVGLPIGAIASFLGVGGSVMTVPLLRRAGASMPVAAALANPLTLAIVAPALCVSLLVRGSTPAGAGLVGAVDIVAALSLLAGSTVVVVLLRRRPPRVPDALHAGAYVALLVAAGAVVATTG, from the coding sequence GTGTCCGTACTCGTACTTCTTCTGCTCGGTCTCGGCGTCGGTGTCACCACCGCGCTGTTCGGTTTCGGTGGGGGCTTCGTGACGGTCCCGGTGATCACGGTGGTGGACGCCGGGCTCGGCGGTGACGCCGTGCGCGTGGCGACGGCGACGTCCGCGCTGGTCATGCTGGTCAACGCGCTCGTCGCGACGCTCGCCGCCCCGCCGCGGGCGCTACGCGGCCGGTGGGCGCTGCTCGTGCTGCTCGGCGTGGGCGGGGCGCTCGGGGCGGTCGCCGGGCGGTTCGCGCCGGGGCCCGTGCTGCGCTGGGGCTTCGTGGCGTACGTGGGGGTCACGGTCGTGGACCTGCTGGCGCGGCCCGGCTTCCTGCGTCCCGCCCGCACGGTGGCGGGGCGGCGGCAGGCGCTGCCGACCGGTGTGGGGCTGCCGATCGGTGCCATCGCCTCGTTCCTGGGTGTCGGCGGCAGCGTGATGACGGTGCCGCTGCTGCGCCGGGCGGGCGCCTCGATGCCGGTGGCGGCGGCGCTCGCCAATCCGCTCACGCTCGCGATCGTCGCGCCCGCGCTGTGCGTCTCGCTCCTGGTGCGCGGAAGCACGCCCGCGGGGGCGGGGCTCGTCGGGGCGGTGGACATCGTGGCGGCGCTGTCGCTGCTGGCCGGTTCGACGGTGGTCGTGGTGCTGCTGCGCCGTCGCCCGCCGCGGGTCCCGGACGCGCTCCACGCGGGGGCGTACGTGGCGCTGCTCGTCGCGGCCGGGGCCGTGGTCGCCACTACCGGCTGA
- a CDS encoding AraC family transcriptional regulator: MRNVPLDALDHLPVDVLPLGTDYPPDHLLARHTHRRAQLLHGASGVMRLETEEGAWTVPVDRAVCIPPGTPHEVRMRGVTTWSLYIEPDAVPWWPTSCTVIEVGALLRELLRAANDLGADYDTAGRDGALIGLLLHELRRTAPAPFAVSLPREEPFRALCRSYLAAPDAALTNTDWARAAAMSPRTFDRRFHALTGTSPATWRARARLLAALPLLPAHSVTAVAARLGYSSPAAFTAAFTRAFGAPPSKLG; the protein is encoded by the coding sequence GTGCGCAACGTCCCCCTCGACGCTCTCGACCACCTCCCGGTCGACGTCCTCCCGCTCGGCACCGACTACCCGCCGGACCACCTCCTCGCCCGGCACACCCACCGCAGGGCCCAGCTCCTCCACGGGGCCTCCGGCGTCATGCGCCTGGAGACCGAGGAGGGTGCCTGGACCGTCCCCGTCGACCGCGCCGTGTGCATCCCGCCGGGGACCCCGCACGAGGTCCGCATGCGGGGCGTCACCACCTGGAGCCTGTACATCGAGCCGGACGCCGTCCCCTGGTGGCCCACGTCCTGCACCGTGATCGAGGTCGGCGCGCTGCTCCGCGAACTCCTGCGCGCGGCGAACGACTTGGGCGCCGACTACGACACCGCCGGGCGCGACGGCGCGCTCATCGGGCTCCTCCTGCACGAACTGCGCCGCACCGCCCCGGCCCCGTTCGCCGTGTCGCTCCCGCGCGAGGAACCCTTCCGCGCCCTGTGCCGCTCCTACCTCGCCGCCCCCGACGCCGCGCTGACGAACACGGACTGGGCCCGCGCGGCGGCGATGAGCCCGCGCACCTTCGACCGCCGCTTCCACGCGCTCACCGGCACAAGTCCCGCCACCTGGCGGGCCCGCGCCCGTCTCCTTGCCGCCCTCCCACTCCTGCCCGCCCACAGCGTCACCGCGGTCGCCGCCCGCCTCGGCTACTCCTCTCCCGCGGCCTTCACCGCCGCCTTCACCCGCGCCTTCGGGGCCCCGCCGTCGAAACTGGGCTGA
- a CDS encoding DUF421 domain-containing protein, producing MWHDMLTIQLPIAEKILRTVLVYAAMVVLFRLSGKRGLASLNTFDFVVVFLLSNVVQNAVIGADDSLLGGLVGAATLVAVNALMNRLTVASPRIARVLEGTSTTVVENGSVMTGAVRRLAVRPSEIEHAVRVQNGEGISDVASARLEPDGQLLVVLKQSAGAPTRADVARLEKRLTAIEELLRAEVAGTRPESTGGHGNDS from the coding sequence GTGTGGCACGACATGCTGACGATTCAGCTCCCCATCGCGGAGAAGATCCTGCGGACCGTCCTCGTGTACGCCGCGATGGTGGTCCTCTTCCGGCTCAGCGGGAAACGCGGTCTGGCCAGCCTCAACACCTTCGACTTCGTCGTGGTCTTCCTTCTCTCCAACGTGGTGCAGAACGCCGTCATCGGAGCGGACGACAGTCTCCTGGGCGGCCTCGTCGGCGCCGCCACCCTCGTCGCCGTCAACGCGCTCATGAACCGGCTGACCGTGGCGAGCCCTCGCATCGCCCGTGTCCTTGAGGGAACGTCGACGACGGTGGTCGAGAACGGCTCCGTCATGACGGGCGCCGTCCGGCGGCTGGCCGTGCGCCCCTCGGAGATCGAGCATGCCGTCCGGGTGCAGAACGGGGAAGGGATCAGTGACGTCGCCTCGGCACGTCTGGAGCCCGACGGCCAGCTCCTCGTCGTGCTGAAGCAGTCCGCGGGAGCCCCGACGCGCGCCGACGTCGCACGCCTGGAGAAGCGGCTGACGGCGATCGAGGAGCTGCTGCGCGCCGAGGTGGCCGGGACCCGTCCGGAATCCACGGGCGGACACGGCAACGACTCGTGA
- a CDS encoding MFS transporter — protein MPSPVPSFRRGQFATAALFCALGFQYATWASRIPALKSGLGLNAAEVGFLLMAAGVGSCVSFPLIALLMRRLGSRRLALLSTTALALVLLALAAAPNYPVALLVVCVDGVFVGCLNTAMNAQGAALEARYARHTMAKLHAVFSGGSFLAGVLASGVHLMTSSLAAHFAVAAALLVLLTAGAWTGLLTRAEEVAAPSAPAEAEAAPEPRRRTLPGAAVWWMCAAMVFGTVVEGAMNDWSALYLRDVADASEQLAPLGISVVSGVMVLARLCADGWRERWGDGRVVVVGSALAGSGLVVALAAGGVWPAFAGFACVGLGVAAVTPCVYVAAAQQGGNALTLVAAMGTTGLLAGPPLIGFVASASSLVWGLACVAGAAYVVALCGVRIPWPDRRARTGSSAEEAVAA, from the coding sequence ATGCCCTCCCCCGTTCCCTCGTTCAGACGCGGGCAGTTCGCCACCGCCGCGCTCTTCTGCGCCCTGGGCTTCCAGTACGCCACGTGGGCCTCCCGCATCCCGGCGCTGAAATCCGGGCTCGGCCTGAACGCCGCCGAGGTCGGCTTCCTGCTGATGGCCGCGGGGGTGGGCTCCTGCGTGTCCTTCCCTCTCATCGCGCTGCTGATGCGGCGCCTGGGCTCGCGCCGGCTCGCCCTGCTCTCGACCACGGCGCTGGCCCTCGTCCTCCTCGCCCTGGCCGCCGCCCCCAACTACCCGGTCGCCCTGTTGGTGGTGTGCGTCGACGGGGTCTTCGTCGGTTGCCTCAACACGGCGATGAACGCGCAGGGCGCCGCGCTGGAGGCCCGGTACGCACGGCACACGATGGCGAAGCTGCACGCCGTCTTCAGCGGCGGGTCCTTCCTCGCGGGGGTGCTCGCCTCCGGGGTGCACCTCATGACGTCCTCGCTCGCCGCCCACTTCGCCGTCGCCGCCGCTCTCCTCGTCCTGCTCACGGCGGGCGCCTGGACGGGCCTGCTCACCCGTGCGGAAGAGGTCGCGGCGCCTTCCGCGCCCGCCGAGGCGGAAGCAGCACCGGAACCACGCCGCCGGACGCTGCCGGGCGCGGCCGTGTGGTGGATGTGCGCCGCCATGGTCTTCGGGACGGTCGTGGAGGGCGCGATGAACGACTGGTCCGCCCTGTACCTGCGGGATGTCGCGGACGCCTCGGAGCAGCTCGCTCCGCTGGGCATCTCCGTCGTCTCCGGCGTCATGGTCCTCGCGCGGCTGTGCGCCGACGGCTGGCGTGAGCGCTGGGGCGACGGCAGGGTCGTGGTCGTGGGCAGCGCCCTGGCCGGTTCCGGGCTCGTCGTGGCACTCGCGGCCGGGGGTGTCTGGCCGGCCTTCGCCGGTTTCGCCTGTGTCGGGCTCGGTGTCGCGGCGGTCACCCCGTGCGTCTACGTGGCCGCAGCCCAGCAGGGCGGGAACGCGCTCACGCTGGTCGCGGCCATGGGAACGACGGGGCTGCTCGCCGGTCCTCCGCTGATCGGTTTCGTGGCCAGCGCGAGCAGCCTGGTGTGGGGGCTCGCCTGCGTGGCGGGGGCCGCCTACGTGGTCGCGCTGTGCGGCGTCCGCATCCCGTGGCCGGACCGCCGTGCGCGTACCGGCTCCAGCGCCGAGGAGGCGGTCGCCGCCTGA
- a CDS encoding GNAT family N-acetyltransferase: protein MSAARGTVASGPVASGPVIRGLAPADWAAIVSLEAAAYAPLGLSESPAVLRAKAAVSPGTCFVVRTGAETVGGYLLALPSPPRRPPSWGRTEPAPALRENLHIHDLVVSPLLRGRGLGRRLVAHVEDAARDRGCTSVSLVAVGGADRFWAALGYVAQPDVAVTDYGASALYMSRSLTTREPSPGRSASPAHQPSHRRS from the coding sequence GTGAGCGCGGCGCGCGGGACCGTGGCGTCGGGGCCGGTGGCGTCGGGGCCCGTGATCCGGGGCCTCGCCCCGGCGGACTGGGCCGCGATCGTCTCCCTGGAGGCCGCGGCGTACGCCCCGCTCGGCCTCTCCGAGAGCCCCGCGGTCCTCCGCGCCAAGGCCGCGGTCTCGCCCGGCACGTGCTTCGTGGTGCGCACCGGGGCGGAGACCGTCGGCGGATACCTGCTCGCGCTGCCCAGCCCGCCGCGACGTCCGCCGTCGTGGGGACGCACGGAACCGGCGCCCGCCCTTCGCGAGAACCTGCACATCCACGACCTCGTCGTGAGCCCGCTCCTGCGCGGGCGCGGCCTCGGGCGTCGCCTCGTGGCACACGTGGAGGACGCCGCGCGGGACCGGGGCTGCACCTCCGTCTCGCTCGTGGCCGTGGGCGGGGCGGACCGCTTCTGGGCCGCACTCGGCTACGTCGCCCAACCGGACGTGGCCGTCACCGACTACGGCGCGTCGGCCCTGTACATGTCCCGCTCGCTCACGACGCGGGAACCGTCCCCGGGTCGCTCCGCGTCCCCTGCCCATCAACCCTCACACAGGCGGAGTTGA